The Amycolatopsis mongoliensis genome includes a window with the following:
- a CDS encoding acyl-CoA dehydrogenase family protein has protein sequence MTAAPTRPGTGQARPDPGPPTTGEEILRRVREIVPVLRERSADIERTRRLPADVVELLRGTGVFRMGFARSWGGPELNSIQQTEIIEAISYGDPAAGWCAMIGSDTGLYAQFLDEPVAKEMFTSLDMVTAGLLFPTGHAEIVPGGYRLTGRWQFGSGVTHSDWVISGAFIYRDGEPEPSSDGDPHDSKLMIVPREDVEVIDTWYTTGLAGSGSCDYAITDVFVPAERTVTFDTVRNGEGPLAQPEVHMRNMPGVPLGIARAALDHVREMVVARKKGDDYRTQVTIAECEADFAATRSGVYTAMRRQHEVLSAGGTLDDLTPDERAALPLSRRHAFRTARSIVTRLYDLLQTSSIYQPSPMDRWLRDTTTMCQHVVAQDRILQSAGAYLLDSRPAFPLCLGITGGKK, from the coding sequence ATGACCGCTGCACCAACCCGTCCCGGCACCGGGCAGGCCCGCCCGGATCCCGGGCCCCCGACGACCGGCGAGGAGATCCTTCGCCGCGTCCGCGAGATCGTGCCGGTGCTGCGAGAACGCTCCGCCGACATCGAGCGGACGCGCCGGTTGCCCGCCGACGTCGTCGAGCTGCTGCGCGGCACCGGCGTGTTCCGGATGGGCTTCGCGCGCTCGTGGGGTGGGCCCGAGCTGAACTCGATCCAGCAGACCGAGATCATCGAGGCCATCTCCTACGGCGACCCGGCCGCGGGCTGGTGCGCCATGATCGGCTCGGACACCGGGCTGTACGCGCAGTTCCTGGACGAGCCGGTCGCGAAGGAGATGTTCACCAGCCTGGACATGGTCACCGCCGGGCTGCTGTTCCCCACCGGGCACGCGGAGATCGTCCCCGGCGGCTATCGCCTGACCGGCCGCTGGCAGTTCGGCAGCGGTGTCACGCACTCGGACTGGGTGATCTCCGGCGCGTTCATCTACCGCGACGGTGAGCCGGAGCCCAGCTCCGACGGCGACCCGCACGACTCGAAGCTGATGATCGTGCCGCGCGAGGACGTCGAGGTCATCGACACCTGGTACACCACCGGCCTGGCCGGCAGCGGCAGCTGCGACTACGCGATCACCGACGTTTTCGTGCCGGCCGAGCGGACGGTCACGTTCGACACCGTGCGCAACGGCGAGGGCCCGCTGGCCCAGCCCGAGGTCCACATGCGCAACATGCCCGGCGTCCCGCTCGGCATCGCGCGCGCCGCGCTCGACCACGTCCGCGAAATGGTCGTCGCCCGCAAGAAGGGTGACGACTACCGCACGCAGGTGACCATCGCCGAATGCGAGGCCGATTTCGCCGCGACGCGAAGTGGTGTGTACACCGCGATGCGGCGGCAGCACGAAGTCCTTTCCGCCGGCGGCACCCTGGACGACCTGACGCCGGACGAGCGCGCCGCGCTCCCGCTTTCCCGGCGCCACGCGTTCCGCACCGCGCGGTCCATCGTGACGCGGCTGTACGACCTGCTGCAGACGTCCTCGATCTACCAGCCGTCCCCGATGGACCGCTGGCTGCGCGACACCACCACGATGTGCCAGCACGTCGTCGCCCAGGACCGCATCCTGCAGTCCGCCGGCGCGTACCTGCTGGATTCCCGGCCCGCCTTCCCGCTGTGCCTCGGGATCACCGGCGGTAAGAAGTAG
- a CDS encoding SidA/IucD/PvdA family monooxygenase encodes MTVQEVDVLMIGAGPANLALAVALEESGDPGIARSALIIEQHADVVWQRNLLLPWARSQVSFIKDLVTLRNPTSRFSFLNFLHERGELDEFVNLGTFNPYRWQLSAYQQWVADSLAEVKIRYNAKAERVDPHFGDNGSIVGWTVTLAGGDAVRCRDLVVGAGRDAHVPAVFKDLPAERLVHSTQYSSRIGGFDAARHQRPVVVGGAQSAAEMFMALHEDLPGCSPTMLLRSIGLQNYQTSKFVNELFFPSYVDEFFTMLPEAREQVLDEMHLTNYAGLAPPFLDELYYMLYRQKGLGTPQSTIRPLTEVVGARMAGDEVVLDLRDRKNGKVEPLHCDAVFLGTGYDSRMPAMVRDLAGSVGIDEVIVSRRYRVELGSAAWGALYLQGVNEATHGIADSLISVLASRAQDITDDLLDRRADQAQGIPGELLAPRVELADGKVPTA; translated from the coding sequence GTGACTGTTCAAGAAGTCGACGTTCTGATGATCGGGGCGGGGCCGGCCAACCTGGCCCTCGCCGTGGCGTTGGAAGAGTCCGGAGACCCCGGCATCGCGCGCAGCGCGCTGATCATCGAGCAGCACGCCGACGTGGTCTGGCAGCGGAACCTGCTGCTGCCGTGGGCCCGCAGCCAGGTGTCCTTCATCAAGGACCTGGTCACCCTGCGGAACCCGACCAGCCGGTTCTCGTTCCTGAACTTCCTGCACGAGCGGGGCGAGCTCGACGAGTTCGTGAACCTGGGCACCTTCAACCCGTATCGCTGGCAGCTTTCGGCGTATCAGCAGTGGGTCGCCGACAGCCTCGCCGAGGTGAAGATCCGCTACAACGCCAAGGCCGAGCGGGTGGACCCGCACTTCGGCGACAACGGCTCGATCGTCGGCTGGACGGTCACCCTCGCGGGCGGGGACGCCGTGCGCTGCCGCGACCTCGTGGTCGGAGCGGGCCGTGACGCGCACGTTCCCGCCGTCTTCAAGGACCTGCCGGCCGAGCGGCTCGTCCACAGCACGCAGTACAGCAGCCGCATCGGCGGTTTCGACGCGGCCCGCCACCAGCGGCCGGTGGTCGTCGGCGGGGCGCAGAGCGCCGCCGAGATGTTCATGGCCCTGCACGAGGATCTGCCCGGGTGCTCGCCGACGATGCTGCTGCGCTCCATCGGCCTGCAGAACTACCAGACGAGCAAGTTCGTCAACGAGCTGTTCTTCCCGTCCTACGTCGACGAGTTCTTCACGATGCTGCCCGAAGCCCGCGAGCAGGTCCTCGACGAAATGCACCTGACCAACTACGCGGGCCTCGCCCCGCCGTTCCTGGACGAGCTGTACTACATGCTCTACCGCCAGAAGGGGCTCGGGACGCCGCAGTCGACGATCCGCCCGCTGACCGAGGTGGTCGGTGCCCGCATGGCCGGTGACGAGGTGGTCCTCGACCTGCGCGACCGCAAGAACGGCAAGGTCGAGCCGCTGCACTGCGACGCGGTGTTCCTCGGCACCGGCTACGACTCGCGGATGCCGGCGATGGTCCGCGACCTGGCCGGGTCCGTCGGCATCGACGAGGTCATCGTCAGCAGGCGCTACCGCGTCGAGCTCGGTTCCGCGGCGTGGGGCGCGCTGTACCTGCAGGGCGTCAACGAAGCCACGCACGGCATCGCGGACTCGCTGATCAGCGTCCTGGCCAGCCGGGCGCAGGACATCACCGACGACCTGCTGGACCGCCGCGCCGACCAGGCGCAGGGCATCCCCGGCGAGCTGCTCGCGCCCCGCGTCGAGCTGGCTGACGGCAAGGTGCCGACCGCATGA
- a CDS encoding cupin domain-containing protein encodes MIEIRTLDRENLERAYGLDGERLKPWPALNSPFEGVWAVLRAGTESTPHAHHEYEIFIAMAGSATLVVDGRKYPFTAGDIVNLPPGCLHQVVNETDADFEYYGVWWDTEMSQQFLARHEGRSS; translated from the coding sequence ATGATCGAAATCAGGACGCTGGACCGCGAAAACCTGGAGCGGGCCTACGGGCTGGACGGCGAGCGGCTCAAGCCGTGGCCGGCGCTGAACTCGCCGTTCGAAGGTGTCTGGGCCGTGCTGCGCGCGGGCACCGAGTCCACCCCGCACGCGCACCACGAGTACGAGATCTTCATCGCGATGGCGGGCAGCGCGACGCTCGTCGTCGACGGCCGGAAGTACCCGTTCACGGCCGGGGACATCGTCAACCTGCCGCCGGGCTGCCTGCACCAGGTGGTGAACGAAACCGACGCCGACTTCGAGTACTACGGCGTGTGGTGGGACACCGAAATGTCGCAGCAGTTCCTGGCCCGGCACGAGGGGCGGTCGTCATGA
- a CDS encoding NAD(P)/FAD-dependent oxidoreductase encodes MSTDTHPGPWRGWTDQRIVVVGAGITGLLAAVRGVLLGHRVIVLERGPIPNPAASSFDQHRAVRALDPADLEATRRAVAAHRRWLELESLLCGPGPGGGFYRRVGVVTAWPEERIDEVAAAGAEAGLRVEPVAAARLRPMGFPAGSAGLLELDAGVLLADRVLAAATAWLARHPMAELRPWQEVVAVDPDDARVVLADGSAERGDLVLVGAGPWTPKLVDVPIIVHRQTMLYLRPPEELAGWWKTAPSAGGVGADGRGWLMPPVQGTLLKISTDAACREVPAADAPDDDEARWTKEILDAEIVTDVERYEVAGVKRCHYAVDAVTGAGRLVRVGPSVWARAASGGDGFRTAPLVADQIAGALLGVAA; translated from the coding sequence ATGAGTACCGACACCCACCCGGGACCGTGGCGCGGCTGGACCGACCAGCGCATCGTCGTGGTCGGCGCGGGGATCACCGGGCTGCTGGCCGCGGTCCGCGGCGTGCTGCTCGGCCATCGCGTGATCGTGCTGGAGCGGGGGCCGATCCCGAACCCCGCCGCCAGCTCGTTCGACCAGCACCGTGCCGTGCGGGCACTGGATCCGGCCGACCTCGAGGCGACCCGGCGGGCGGTCGCCGCCCACCGCCGGTGGCTGGAGCTGGAAAGCCTGCTCTGCGGTCCCGGGCCGGGTGGCGGCTTCTACCGCCGCGTCGGCGTGGTCACCGCCTGGCCGGAAGAGCGGATCGACGAGGTGGCCGCGGCCGGTGCCGAGGCCGGCCTCCGCGTCGAGCCGGTCGCCGCGGCCCGGCTGCGGCCGATGGGGTTCCCGGCGGGCTCGGCCGGGCTCCTCGAACTCGACGCCGGGGTGCTGCTGGCGGACCGGGTGCTCGCGGCGGCCACCGCGTGGCTGGCCCGGCACCCGATGGCGGAACTGCGGCCGTGGCAGGAAGTCGTGGCCGTCGACCCCGACGACGCGCGGGTGGTGCTGGCCGACGGCTCGGCCGAGCGGGGCGACCTCGTCCTCGTCGGGGCCGGGCCGTGGACGCCGAAGCTGGTGGACGTGCCGATCATCGTGCACCGGCAGACCATGCTCTACCTGCGTCCGCCCGAGGAACTGGCGGGCTGGTGGAAGACCGCGCCCAGTGCCGGCGGTGTCGGCGCCGACGGCCGCGGCTGGCTGATGCCACCCGTGCAGGGCACGCTGCTGAAGATCAGCACCGACGCGGCGTGCCGCGAGGTGCCCGCCGCCGACGCCCCGGACGACGACGAAGCGCGGTGGACCAAGGAAATCCTCGACGCGGAGATCGTGACCGACGTCGAGCGTTACGAGGTGGCAGGGGTCAAGCGCTGCCACTACGCCGTGGACGCGGTCACCGGGGCCGGCCGGCTGGTGCGGGTCGGGCCCTCCGTCTGGGCCCGCGCGGCCAGCGGTGGCGACGGCTTCCGCACCGCACCGCTGGTGGCCGACCAGATCGCCGGCGCGCTCCTGGGTGTGGCGGCCTGA
- a CDS encoding ATP-grasp domain-containing protein translates to MNGLKSVLLVIGSGLKLYREYLIRSASARAHAAGLELVLINNLKPTWQHEYFDEIEVVNVFDHEKLRAAAREVAARRTIAGVICYDEPLVMPAAELADEFGVPGLSIPGVHGCRDKHSTRSRLTTAGVLQPLFRMCDDLDQARAAADRIGYPVVVKPRALGASMGVVLAEDEKELDAAFRVAHEASLIGDEGYRGGAIVEEYAVGPEISIDAAVHKGEYLPLFIARKRTGEHPYFEEVGHVVDANDPLLSDPALLDTLATAHKVLEIEDGITHTEVRLTARGPLIIEINGRLGGDLIPFLGKIATGIDPGVVLVDVITGNRPEIAMTRKGVAGIRFGYPAHDCLVHAVRVPTEAPGLVTASPMVDPETTLHLPPGGYIARHSFVVAEAPDAETCEARLEAALALVEVDADEVEPPPVGTRLEMPAGLLDADV, encoded by the coding sequence ATGAATGGCCTCAAGAGCGTGCTGCTGGTGATCGGCAGCGGACTGAAGCTCTACCGCGAGTACCTGATCCGCTCGGCCAGTGCCCGCGCGCACGCCGCGGGGCTGGAGCTGGTGCTGATCAACAACCTCAAGCCCACCTGGCAGCACGAGTACTTCGACGAGATCGAGGTCGTCAACGTCTTCGACCACGAAAAGCTGCGAGCGGCCGCCCGCGAGGTCGCCGCGCGGCGCACGATCGCCGGCGTGATCTGCTACGACGAGCCGCTGGTCATGCCCGCGGCCGAGCTGGCGGACGAGTTCGGCGTGCCCGGGCTGTCCATCCCCGGCGTGCACGGCTGCCGCGACAAGCACAGCACCCGTTCGCGGCTGACCACCGCCGGCGTGCTGCAGCCGCTGTTCCGGATGTGCGACGACCTGGACCAGGCCCGGGCCGCGGCCGACCGGATCGGCTACCCGGTCGTCGTCAAGCCGCGCGCGCTCGGCGCCAGCATGGGTGTCGTGCTCGCGGAGGACGAGAAGGAGCTGGACGCGGCCTTCCGCGTCGCGCACGAGGCCAGCTTGATCGGCGACGAGGGCTACCGCGGCGGCGCGATCGTCGAGGAGTACGCGGTCGGGCCGGAGATCAGCATCGACGCCGCCGTGCACAAGGGCGAGTACCTGCCGCTGTTCATCGCGCGCAAGCGCACCGGCGAGCACCCGTACTTCGAGGAGGTCGGGCACGTCGTCGACGCGAACGACCCGCTGCTGAGCGACCCGGCGCTGCTGGACACCCTGGCCACCGCGCACAAGGTGCTCGAGATCGAGGACGGCATCACGCACACGGAAGTCCGCCTCACCGCGCGCGGTCCGCTGATCATCGAGATCAACGGCCGGCTCGGCGGCGACCTGATCCCGTTCCTCGGCAAGATCGCCACCGGCATCGACCCCGGTGTCGTGCTGGTCGACGTCATCACCGGCAACCGCCCGGAGATCGCGATGACCCGCAAGGGCGTGGCGGGCATCCGCTTCGGCTACCCGGCGCACGACTGCCTCGTGCACGCGGTCCGCGTGCCCACCGAGGCGCCCGGCCTGGTCACCGCGTCGCCGATGGTCGACCCGGAGACCACCCTGCACCTGCCGCCGGGCGGCTACATCGCGCGGCACTCCTTCGTCGTCGCCGAGGCGCCGGACGCCGAGACGTGCGAAGCACGCCTGGAGGCCGCGCTCGCCTTGGTGGAGGTCGACGCCGACGAGGTCGAGCCACCGCCGGTGGGCACCCGCCTCGAGATGCCGGCCGGGCTGCTGGACGCCGACGTATGA
- a CDS encoding FAD-binding oxidoreductase codes for MTDWEALRGLVAGRLRLPGDAGFAERTRAHNERYADVVPSAVVSVASVDDVVEAVCWARAEGVPVVARGGGHSYAGHSVHPGLVLDLQGLDEVRIDAAEGLVTVGGGARTGGIHEVLRKHDLMFPLGNSDDVGIGGLVLGGGVAALSRALGLTCDSLVETDVVLADGSIVTASETENEDLFWACRGGGGGNFGVNVSFTFQARPVVETSTCLLLWDWEHAASVLAVMQEVMRDAPDRFAARIGISRSAGEPGVVSVIGQHLGPASELRALLAPALAVATPHRADIEDRTFWEAVEYLHHSSAGGAFAVRTRTTPVPLAEEGLRTLVAAVDKWPGSGNPDGGGAALFTWGGAINQVPVAETAFPHRDVLFLISLDTSWSVDDPESVVRDNLAWLAGLHQDMGEYAADASYINFTDPDLPDWRGAYYGPNQERLAEVKRKYDPERVFQFPQAI; via the coding sequence ATGACCGATTGGGAAGCCCTGCGCGGGCTCGTCGCCGGGCGGCTCCGGCTGCCCGGCGACGCCGGGTTCGCCGAGCGGACCCGGGCGCACAACGAGAGATACGCCGACGTGGTCCCGTCGGCGGTGGTCTCGGTGGCCTCGGTGGACGACGTCGTCGAGGCGGTCTGCTGGGCGCGTGCCGAGGGCGTGCCGGTCGTCGCGCGCGGCGGCGGCCACAGCTACGCGGGTCACTCCGTGCACCCCGGGCTGGTGCTGGACCTCCAGGGCCTGGACGAGGTGCGCATCGACGCCGCGGAGGGGCTGGTCACCGTCGGCGGTGGCGCCCGGACCGGCGGCATCCACGAAGTGCTGCGCAAGCACGACCTGATGTTCCCGCTGGGCAACTCCGACGACGTCGGGATCGGCGGCCTGGTGCTCGGTGGCGGGGTCGCGGCCCTGTCGCGGGCGCTGGGCCTCACCTGCGATTCGCTGGTGGAGACCGACGTCGTGCTCGCCGACGGCTCGATCGTCACCGCCAGCGAGACCGAGAACGAGGACCTGTTCTGGGCCTGCCGCGGCGGCGGTGGCGGCAACTTCGGCGTGAACGTGTCCTTCACCTTCCAGGCCCGGCCGGTGGTCGAAACCTCGACCTGCCTGCTGCTGTGGGACTGGGAGCACGCGGCCTCCGTGCTGGCCGTGATGCAGGAGGTGATGCGCGACGCGCCGGATCGCTTCGCGGCGCGGATCGGCATCAGCCGGTCCGCCGGTGAGCCCGGCGTCGTGTCGGTGATCGGCCAGCACCTCGGCCCGGCCTCGGAACTGCGCGCCCTGCTGGCGCCCGCGCTGGCGGTCGCGACGCCGCACCGGGCCGACATCGAGGACCGCACCTTCTGGGAAGCCGTGGAGTACCTGCACCACAGCTCGGCCGGGGGCGCGTTCGCGGTGCGGACGCGGACCACCCCGGTGCCGCTGGCGGAGGAAGGCCTGCGGACGCTCGTCGCCGCGGTCGACAAGTGGCCGGGCAGCGGCAACCCGGACGGCGGCGGCGCGGCGCTGTTCACGTGGGGTGGCGCGATCAACCAGGTGCCGGTCGCCGAGACCGCGTTCCCGCACCGGGACGTGCTCTTCCTGATCTCCCTGGACACCTCGTGGTCGGTCGACGACCCCGAGAGCGTCGTGCGGGACAACCTGGCCTGGCTGGCCGGCCTGCACCAGGACATGGGCGAGTACGCCGCGGACGCCTCGTACATCAACTTCACCGACCCCGACCTGCCGGACTGGCGGGGTGCCTACTACGGGCCGAACCAGGAGCGGCTCGCCGAGGTCAAGCGCAAGTACGACCCCGAGCGGGTCTTCCAGTTCCCGCAGGCGATCTAG
- a CDS encoding flavin reductase family protein gives MAGSAAGRIAVDLRGVMRTFATGVCVATTYVDRPGGRRHDGVTINSLSSVSLVPPLVSICLRLESVFLADVLETGRWAVSILPEGAREIARLLAKDRRQRADALGTLPLSPGPATGALVVDGAGVLECELWNSFDLGDHRLVVGEVVGTDDRRDGPPLLFAHGGYQRLADPGPVPLQDRVSDEWW, from the coding sequence ATGGCCGGGTCAGCTGCGGGGCGGATCGCCGTGGACCTGCGAGGGGTGATGCGCACCTTCGCGACCGGGGTCTGCGTCGCGACGACGTACGTCGACCGGCCCGGTGGCCGCAGGCACGACGGCGTGACGATCAACTCGCTGAGCTCGGTGTCCCTGGTGCCGCCGCTGGTGTCGATCTGCCTGCGGCTGGAGTCGGTGTTCCTGGCCGACGTGCTGGAGACCGGGCGCTGGGCGGTGTCGATCCTGCCGGAAGGCGCGCGCGAGATCGCGCGGCTGCTGGCCAAGGACCGGAGGCAGCGGGCGGACGCGCTCGGCACGCTGCCGCTCTCGCCCGGCCCGGCGACCGGCGCGCTGGTCGTCGACGGGGCCGGCGTGCTGGAGTGCGAGCTGTGGAACAGCTTCGACCTCGGCGACCACCGGCTGGTCGTCGGCGAGGTGGTCGGGACCGACGATCGGCGCGACGGGCCGCCGCTGCTGTTCGCCCACGGTGGCTACCAGCGGCTGGCCGATCCGGGCCCGGTCCCGCTCCAGGACCGCGTTTCCGACGAATGGTGGTGA